The proteins below come from a single Arthrobacter sp. B1I2 genomic window:
- a CDS encoding DUF4166 domain-containing protein: MSVPIYQQALGTEFSRLQPELQEYFSLAPGSGQYGVGEGTFDVVGCRQRWLRPLLRLSGGEEAFFPEYGENIPFRIENHAHQDPFGRSSLTARREIRFPEHTRLFQDTTSVTNRGGTSQLVDYVGRYRRLVTDLNLSVTNEGRLRGVSEASRLFLGPLRVPLPAALDAKAYAEQWWDPAEGSNGRHRIQVKVIQPQIGLVLVYAGAFDYRLRAYNGGSSAQSYLPRYAQPDRWENRV; encoded by the coding sequence ATGAGCGTCCCGATCTACCAGCAGGCCCTGGGCACGGAGTTCTCCAGGCTGCAGCCCGAACTCCAGGAGTACTTCTCGCTGGCCCCGGGATCCGGACAGTACGGCGTAGGGGAAGGAACGTTCGACGTCGTGGGGTGCCGCCAGCGGTGGCTGCGCCCTTTGCTGCGGCTCTCCGGGGGCGAGGAAGCCTTTTTCCCTGAGTACGGTGAGAACATCCCGTTCCGGATCGAGAACCATGCGCACCAGGACCCGTTCGGCCGGTCCAGCCTTACCGCCCGCCGCGAGATCCGCTTCCCGGAACACACCCGGCTCTTCCAGGACACCACCAGCGTTACGAACCGGGGCGGCACCAGCCAGCTGGTGGATTACGTGGGCCGGTACCGGCGCCTGGTGACCGACCTGAACTTGAGTGTCACCAATGAGGGAAGGCTGCGCGGGGTGTCGGAGGCATCGCGGCTTTTCCTGGGCCCGCTCCGGGTGCCGCTTCCGGCAGCACTGGACGCCAAAGCGTACGCGGAACAATGGTGGGATCCCGCTGAGGGCAGCAACGGCCGGCACCGCATCCAGGTGAAGGTCATCCAGCCGCAGATCGGTCTGGTCCTGGTGTACGCGGGGGCCTTTGACTACCGGCTGCGCGCCTACAATGGCGGCAGTTCCGCCCAAAGCTACCTCCCCCGCTACGCCCAGCCGGACCGCTGGGAGAACAGGGTTTAG
- a CDS encoding chorismate mutase — translation MTQHNPSSPGSDDFDPSASSLAGHVDESVMAELLSIRSSIDNIDATLVYLLAERFKATQKVGFLKATHRLPAGDPGREAAQIARLRRLAEDAHLDPAFAEKFLNFIIGEVIRHHEAIAEDHQASSGQQPQTSALA, via the coding sequence ATGACGCAGCACAACCCCAGCTCTCCTGGCTCCGATGATTTTGATCCCTCCGCCAGCTCACTGGCAGGCCACGTGGACGAATCGGTGATGGCTGAACTGCTGTCCATCCGCTCCAGCATTGACAACATCGATGCCACCCTGGTGTACCTCCTGGCCGAGCGCTTCAAGGCCACCCAAAAAGTGGGCTTCCTGAAGGCAACCCACCGACTGCCGGCCGGCGACCCCGGACGCGAAGCAGCCCAGATCGCCAGGCTGCGCCGCCTTGCCGAGGACGCCCACCTCGACCCTGCATTCGCGGAGAAGTTCCTCAACTTCATCATCGGCGAGGTCATCCGCCACCACGAGGCCATCGCCGAGGACCACCAGGCCTCCTCCGGCCAGCAGCCGCAGACCTCCGCGCTGGCGTGA
- a CDS encoding ABC transporter permease, translating to MTTLIDAPPSDADGLLPPRKKQAGGGLGQYILVRFLLIFPTILILVTMVFFLMRITGDPITAAMGGRLPPEQLQERITAAGYDRPLLVQYFEYLGQLATGNFGTTLSDNRKVTEMLTTYGSATLELAINAIIVALLVGIPLGMVAAHRRDHLPDAVLRILAILFYATPVFFAGMLLKLVFSVWLHWLPVAGRAGTRTELSLTALEAPTGIYWLDALRSGNMAAFSDVMSHAVLPALALGLLTAGVFLRLVRTNVIGTLGKDYVEAGRSRGVSEFRLVTKHAYKPALIPIITVMGLQIAVLLGGAVLTETTFEWKGLGFQLANYLTARDFVAVQGIVVLLAVIVAVTNFIVDIIAALIDPRVRY from the coding sequence ATGACAACTTTGATTGACGCGCCACCAAGTGACGCGGACGGACTCCTTCCGCCCAGGAAAAAGCAGGCAGGCGGAGGGCTGGGCCAGTACATCCTGGTCCGCTTCCTGCTGATCTTCCCCACCATCCTCATCCTCGTCACCATGGTGTTCTTCCTCATGCGGATCACCGGGGACCCCATCACCGCCGCCATGGGCGGCAGGCTGCCCCCGGAACAGCTGCAGGAACGCATCACCGCCGCCGGCTACGACCGGCCGCTGTTGGTGCAGTACTTCGAATACCTGGGCCAGCTGGCCACGGGTAACTTCGGCACCACCCTCTCGGACAACCGCAAGGTCACCGAGATGCTGACCACCTACGGTTCCGCCACCCTGGAGCTGGCCATCAACGCCATCATCGTGGCCCTGCTGGTGGGCATCCCGCTGGGCATGGTCGCGGCCCACCGGCGTGACCACCTGCCGGACGCAGTGCTCCGGATCCTGGCCATCCTGTTCTACGCAACCCCGGTCTTCTTTGCCGGCATGCTGCTCAAGCTGGTGTTCTCGGTATGGCTGCACTGGCTGCCTGTGGCCGGCCGCGCGGGAACCAGGACCGAACTGTCCCTCACCGCGCTGGAAGCGCCCACCGGCATCTACTGGCTGGACGCCCTGCGCAGCGGAAACATGGCCGCCTTCAGTGATGTGATGTCCCACGCTGTCCTTCCGGCGCTGGCACTGGGCCTCCTGACGGCAGGGGTCTTCCTGCGCCTGGTCCGGACCAACGTCATCGGCACCCTTGGCAAGGACTACGTCGAGGCGGGGCGTTCACGCGGGGTCAGTGAGTTCCGGCTGGTCACCAAGCACGCCTACAAGCCGGCGCTGATCCCCATCATCACGGTCATGGGCCTGCAGATCGCGGTGCTGCTCGGCGGCGCCGTACTTACGGAAACCACGTTTGAGTGGAAGGGCCTCGGGTTCCAGCTGGCCAACTACCTCACGGCGCGTGACTTCGTGGCCGTCCAGGGCATCGTGGTGCTGCTGGCCGTCATCGTCGCCGTCACCAACTTCATCGTGGACATCATCGCCGCGCTGATCGACCCCCGTGTGAGGTACTGA
- the mnmA gene encoding tRNA 2-thiouridine(34) synthase MnmA translates to MRVLAAMSGGVDSAVAAARAVEAGHDVVGVHLALSRMPGTLRTGSRGCCTIEDSRDAWRACDVLGIPYYVWDFSERFKEDVVQDFIDEYAAGRTPNPCMRCNERIKFAALLEKAIALGFDAVCTGHYAKVIEDSDGNRELHRAADWAKDQSYVLGVLTHEQLKHSMFPLADTPSKAEVRAEAERRGLSVANKPDSHDICFIPDGDTAGWLAEKIDMASGDIVDETGAKVGEHPGANAFTVGQRRGLKLGTPAADGKPRFVLEIRPKENKVVVGPEALLAIDEIRGIKVSWAGLPIAEVETGGEFDCYAQVRAHGDPVPAVARMEPATDGAAGSQLVVRLVTPLRGVAPGQTVVLYQGSRVLGQATIDAARSLQRAAL, encoded by the coding sequence ATGCGAGTACTAGCAGCCATGAGCGGCGGAGTTGATTCCGCCGTTGCCGCCGCCCGCGCGGTGGAGGCAGGTCACGACGTCGTCGGCGTCCACCTGGCCCTTTCGCGCATGCCCGGCACCCTCCGCACGGGCAGCCGCGGCTGCTGCACCATCGAGGACTCCCGTGACGCGTGGCGGGCCTGCGACGTGCTGGGCATTCCCTACTACGTGTGGGATTTCTCCGAGCGCTTCAAGGAAGACGTCGTCCAGGACTTCATCGACGAATACGCCGCCGGCCGCACTCCCAACCCCTGCATGCGCTGCAACGAACGCATCAAGTTCGCCGCCTTGCTGGAGAAGGCCATTGCCCTGGGCTTCGACGCCGTCTGCACCGGGCACTACGCCAAGGTGATCGAGGACTCCGACGGCAACCGGGAACTGCACCGCGCCGCCGACTGGGCCAAGGACCAGAGCTACGTCCTGGGCGTCCTCACCCACGAACAGCTCAAGCACTCCATGTTCCCGCTGGCCGACACCCCGTCCAAGGCCGAGGTTCGGGCCGAAGCGGAGCGGCGGGGCCTCTCCGTGGCCAACAAGCCTGACAGCCACGACATCTGCTTCATTCCTGACGGCGATACCGCGGGCTGGCTTGCCGAAAAAATTGACATGGCCAGCGGTGACATCGTGGACGAGACCGGCGCGAAGGTAGGGGAGCACCCGGGAGCCAACGCATTCACCGTCGGGCAGCGGCGCGGACTCAAACTGGGAACTCCTGCTGCGGACGGCAAGCCCCGGTTCGTCCTGGAAATCCGGCCCAAGGAAAACAAGGTCGTGGTGGGGCCCGAGGCGCTGCTGGCGATCGACGAGATCCGCGGCATCAAGGTTTCCTGGGCAGGCCTTCCCATCGCCGAGGTGGAAACGGGAGGGGAGTTCGACTGCTACGCGCAGGTCCGGGCGCACGGCGACCCGGTTCCGGCCGTTGCCCGGATGGAACCCGCCACGGATGGTGCAGCCGGAAGCCAGCTGGTGGTCCGGCTGGTGACACCCCTGCGGGGCGTGGCTCCCGGCCAGACAGTGGTGCTCTACCAGGGCAGCCGGGTGCTTGGCCAGGCCACCATCGACGCCGCCCGTTCGCTCCAGCGGGCCGCGCTGTAA
- a CDS encoding cysteine desulfurase family protein, translated as MPAYLDHAATTPLSGAALAALTRELARTGNPSSLHGSGRRARRAVEDAREVIAAAAGAHPSEVIFTSGGTESDNLAVKGMYWSRVAENPKRRRILCSAVEHHAVLDTVEWLERHEGAEVAWLPVDSQGLLDLDVLETELARDPGTVALVTVMWANNEVGTVQPIRRVVELAHAAGVPVHSDAVQAFGSVPVDFKDSGLDAMSISGHKIGGPVGVGALLLGRAVKLTPVQHGGGQERDVRSGTLDTASIAAFAAAAEAVTAALPAEAARIAALRDRLIDGVRECVPEAVLRGAPDDGRLPGNAHFTFPGCEGDSLLFLLDLAGVESSTGSACTAGVPRPSHVLLAMGLDEETARGAQRFSLGHASTQADVDALLIALPEAYSRARQAGMAGHESSIQTAGTVARQALHGA; from the coding sequence ATGCCCGCCTACCTCGACCATGCCGCCACCACGCCGCTTTCCGGTGCAGCCCTCGCCGCCCTGACGCGCGAACTGGCGCGGACGGGGAACCCGTCATCCCTGCACGGATCGGGCCGCCGGGCGCGGCGTGCCGTTGAGGATGCGCGGGAGGTTATCGCCGCCGCGGCGGGAGCCCACCCCTCGGAGGTCATCTTCACCTCGGGAGGCACCGAGTCGGACAACCTGGCAGTAAAGGGCATGTACTGGTCCCGGGTGGCAGAGAACCCCAAGCGGCGCCGCATCCTTTGCTCCGCCGTCGAACATCACGCTGTGCTGGACACCGTGGAATGGCTCGAACGCCACGAAGGCGCGGAAGTAGCCTGGCTGCCCGTGGACAGCCAGGGCCTGCTGGACCTCGACGTCCTCGAAACGGAGCTCGCGCGCGACCCCGGCACCGTGGCCCTGGTGACCGTTATGTGGGCCAACAACGAGGTGGGTACCGTCCAGCCCATCCGGCGCGTCGTTGAACTTGCCCACGCCGCCGGCGTCCCGGTGCACTCCGACGCCGTCCAGGCGTTCGGCTCGGTGCCGGTCGACTTCAAGGATTCGGGCCTGGACGCCATGTCCATCTCCGGACACAAGATCGGTGGCCCGGTGGGAGTCGGCGCGCTCCTGTTGGGCCGGGCAGTCAAGCTGACACCGGTACAGCATGGCGGCGGGCAGGAACGTGACGTCCGCTCGGGCACGCTGGACACCGCTTCCATCGCTGCCTTCGCTGCTGCCGCAGAAGCTGTCACCGCCGCCTTGCCGGCGGAAGCGGCGCGGATCGCCGCCTTGCGCGACCGCCTGATCGACGGCGTCCGCGAATGCGTTCCGGAAGCCGTCCTCCGGGGTGCTCCCGACGACGGCCGGCTTCCGGGCAACGCGCATTTCACGTTCCCAGGCTGCGAAGGGGACTCGCTGCTGTTCCTCCTTGACCTCGCCGGTGTCGAATCGTCCACCGGCTCGGCCTGCACCGCCGGCGTGCCGCGGCCGTCCCACGTGCTGTTGGCCATGGGCCTGGACGAGGAAACGGCGCGCGGAGCGCAGCGCTTCAGCCTGGGGCACGCGTCCACGCAGGCCGACGTCGATGCCTTGCTCATCGCGCTGCCCGAGGCTTATTCGCGGGCGCGCCAGGCAGGCATGGCCGGGCACGAGTCCTCGATCCAGACGGCGGGAACCGTGGCACGGCAGGCGCTGCACGGCGCTTAA
- a CDS encoding ABC transporter ATP-binding protein has protein sequence MTINIDPLPSHDPDGGGSVLDVDHLKVTFATDGGDVHAVKDVSLEVRKGEVLAIVGESGSGKTVTAKTILGLLPETATSSGTVLINGADVISVSAAKLRQIRGRDVAMVFQEPSTALNPVFTVGWQIAEGIRAHAGGGRVSKKEAKSRAIDALRKVGIPDPEHRVNYYPHQFSGGQKQRVVIAAALALNPGLIVADEPTTALDVTVQAEILQLLRDLRDTYGTSIVLITHNMGVVADLADRVVVMYQGDIVEEAPAKKLFAEPRQDYTRSLLAAVPHLGRNSASAGLTERPHQDEEVLVAADNLVIEYPGRLGTPAFKAVDGVSFTLSRGEVFGLVGESGSGKTTIGRAIAGLNRTTGGSLKVLGYEMLTLRERTFKPLRKDIGFVFQDPAASFNPQLTIGDCIAEPMLIHTRPTDAQARKRVGELLESVQLPASYAGRYPHELSGGQRQRASLARALSLNPRLLIADEPTSALDVSVQAKVLELFRDIQEEFGFGCLFISHDLAVVDILSSWVGVLYKGKLVEQGIGSQVMGNPQHDYTRRLIASLPVPDPDEQAKRREEHRALLGI, from the coding sequence ATGACCATCAACATCGATCCTTTGCCCAGCCACGACCCCGACGGCGGCGGGTCAGTTCTCGACGTCGACCACCTTAAGGTCACCTTCGCCACAGACGGCGGTGACGTCCACGCAGTCAAGGACGTGAGCCTCGAGGTCAGGAAAGGGGAGGTGCTTGCCATTGTGGGCGAATCCGGTTCCGGCAAGACGGTAACCGCCAAAACCATCCTGGGCCTGCTGCCTGAAACCGCGACCAGCTCCGGCACGGTCCTGATCAACGGCGCCGACGTCATCAGCGTGAGCGCCGCGAAGCTGCGCCAGATCCGCGGCCGGGACGTGGCCATGGTGTTCCAGGAGCCGTCCACCGCCCTGAACCCGGTGTTCACGGTGGGCTGGCAGATCGCCGAAGGCATCCGCGCGCATGCCGGCGGGGGCCGCGTATCGAAGAAGGAAGCCAAATCCCGGGCCATCGATGCGCTACGGAAAGTTGGCATTCCCGACCCCGAACACCGCGTCAACTACTACCCGCACCAGTTCTCGGGCGGACAGAAGCAGCGGGTGGTCATCGCGGCGGCCCTGGCTCTGAACCCCGGCCTCATTGTGGCCGACGAACCCACCACGGCCCTGGACGTGACCGTCCAGGCGGAAATCCTCCAACTCCTCCGGGACCTGCGGGACACATACGGCACCTCGATCGTGCTGATCACGCACAACATGGGTGTGGTGGCGGATCTGGCGGACCGTGTGGTGGTGATGTACCAGGGCGACATTGTGGAGGAAGCCCCGGCGAAGAAGTTGTTCGCTGAGCCCAGGCAGGACTACACCCGCAGCCTCCTGGCCGCTGTGCCGCACCTGGGCCGCAATTCGGCGTCGGCCGGGCTGACCGAACGGCCCCACCAGGATGAGGAAGTGCTGGTGGCAGCCGACAACCTGGTGATCGAGTATCCGGGCCGGCTGGGCACGCCGGCCTTCAAAGCCGTGGACGGGGTCAGCTTCACCCTGTCCAGGGGTGAGGTGTTCGGTCTGGTGGGGGAATCCGGATCCGGTAAGACAACCATTGGGCGGGCCATCGCGGGGCTCAACCGGACCACGGGCGGCAGCCTCAAGGTGCTGGGCTACGAGATGCTGACCCTACGCGAACGCACATTCAAGCCGCTCCGCAAGGACATCGGGTTCGTGTTCCAGGACCCGGCCGCCTCCTTCAACCCGCAGCTGACCATTGGCGACTGCATCGCCGAGCCCATGCTCATCCACACCCGGCCCACCGATGCCCAGGCACGCAAACGGGTGGGGGAGCTGCTCGAATCAGTCCAGCTGCCGGCGTCGTACGCGGGGCGCTACCCGCACGAACTCTCCGGCGGCCAGCGGCAGCGTGCATCACTGGCGCGCGCGCTGAGCCTGAACCCCCGGCTGCTGATAGCGGATGAGCCGACGTCGGCCCTGGACGTTTCGGTCCAGGCGAAGGTTCTGGAGCTGTTCAGGGACATCCAGGAAGAGTTTGGCTTTGGCTGCCTGTTCATCAGCCACGACCTGGCGGTGGTGGACATCCTGTCCTCCTGGGTGGGCGTGCTGTACAAGGGCAAGCTGGTGGAGCAGGGGATCGGCAGCCAGGTCATGGGGAACCCCCAGCATGACTACACGCGCCGGCTGATCGCGTCGCTACCGGTGCCGGACCCGGACGAACAGGCCAAACGCCGGGAAGAGCACCGGGCACTCCTGGGCATCTGA
- a CDS encoding ABC transporter substrate-binding protein, with protein sequence MIKSTKALHRAIALAGISALALTACTGPSGGGGGTASGGSAGGGAITFGTTDKVVTLDPAGSYDAGSFLVMNQVYPFLMNSKPGSAEVSPDIAESASFTAPTEFTVKLKPNLKFANGHALTASDVKFSYDRVVKIDDPNGPASLLSNLKSVEAKDDTTVVFTLKQANDQVFPSVLGTNTGPVIDEEVFPADKVMSDEDIVAGKPFAGPYTIDSYKKNELVSLKSNPDYNGLLGKPSNDSAVIKYYADSNNLKLDVQGGNIDVAGRSLTATDAADLDKDSKVKVYKGPGGELRYIVFNFDTMPFGAKTPEANPAKALAVRQAMADIVDRQAISDQVYKGTYVPAYSVVPDGLPGATQPMKEMYGDGSGKPSLDKAKKVLSDAGITGPVNVKLQYNPDHYGKSSGDEYAMVKEQLEKSGLFTVDLQSTEWVTYSKARTSDAYPVYQLGWFPDYSDADNYLTPFFIPGNFLKNHYENPTVTDLVQKQLTTPDKTERGKLIGDVQSAVAKDLSTLPLLQGSQLLVAGKDIKGVEKTLDPSFKTRLGVLSK encoded by the coding sequence ATGATCAAGAGCACAAAGGCCCTGCACCGCGCCATCGCGCTGGCAGGCATCTCCGCCCTGGCCCTGACAGCCTGCACCGGGCCATCGGGCGGCGGCGGCGGAACGGCCAGCGGCGGCAGCGCCGGTGGCGGTGCCATCACTTTCGGAACGACCGACAAAGTCGTCACCCTCGACCCCGCCGGTTCCTACGACGCAGGCTCCTTCCTGGTGATGAACCAGGTGTACCCCTTCCTGATGAACTCCAAGCCGGGTTCGGCCGAGGTCAGCCCGGACATTGCCGAATCCGCCTCCTTCACCGCACCCACCGAGTTCACGGTGAAGCTGAAGCCCAACCTGAAGTTTGCCAACGGCCATGCGCTGACTGCTTCAGACGTGAAGTTCTCCTACGACCGGGTAGTGAAGATCGACGACCCCAACGGCCCCGCATCCCTGCTGTCCAACCTCAAGTCGGTTGAAGCCAAGGACGACACCACCGTGGTCTTCACCCTTAAGCAGGCCAACGACCAGGTGTTCCCCAGCGTCCTGGGCACCAACACGGGCCCGGTCATCGACGAGGAAGTCTTCCCGGCCGACAAAGTGATGAGCGATGAGGACATCGTTGCCGGCAAGCCCTTCGCCGGCCCGTACACCATCGATTCCTACAAGAAGAACGAGCTGGTCAGCCTCAAGAGCAACCCGGACTACAACGGGCTGCTGGGCAAGCCTTCCAACGACAGCGCCGTCATCAAGTACTACGCCGACTCCAACAACCTGAAGCTGGACGTCCAGGGCGGCAACATCGACGTTGCCGGCCGGAGCCTGACCGCAACCGACGCCGCGGACCTCGACAAGGATTCCAAGGTCAAGGTCTACAAGGGCCCCGGCGGCGAACTCCGCTACATCGTCTTCAACTTCGACACCATGCCCTTTGGCGCCAAGACGCCCGAAGCCAACCCCGCCAAGGCACTCGCGGTGCGGCAGGCCATGGCCGACATCGTTGACCGCCAGGCCATCTCCGACCAGGTCTACAAGGGCACCTACGTCCCCGCGTACTCCGTGGTCCCGGACGGCCTGCCCGGTGCAACCCAGCCGATGAAGGAGATGTACGGCGACGGCAGCGGCAAGCCCAGCCTGGACAAGGCCAAGAAGGTTCTGTCCGACGCCGGGATCACCGGGCCGGTCAACGTGAAGCTGCAGTACAACCCGGACCACTACGGCAAGTCCTCCGGTGATGAATATGCCATGGTCAAGGAACAGCTGGAGAAGTCGGGCCTGTTCACCGTGGACCTCCAGTCCACCGAATGGGTGACATACTCCAAGGCCCGGACCTCTGATGCCTACCCCGTATACCAGCTGGGCTGGTTCCCTGACTACTCGGATGCGGACAACTACCTCACGCCGTTCTTCATCCCCGGCAACTTCCTGAAGAACCACTACGAGAACCCGACTGTCACGGACCTCGTACAGAAGCAGCTCACCACGCCGGACAAGACCGAACGCGGGAAGCTGATTGGTGACGTCCAGTCTGCGGTGGCCAAGGACCTTTCCACGCTGCCGCTCCTCCAGGGCTCCCAGCTGCTGGTGGCCGGGAAGGACATTAAGGGGGTCGAGAAGACCCTTGATCCCTCCTTCAAGACGCGCCTTGGCGTCCTGTCCAAATAA
- a CDS encoding ABC transporter permease: MTANTTIEPVANPRAPLLRRLPVVSHFNKSVGLQRFMLVVGLVLTGIFLLTALAAPLLAPYGFAQLSDADGSFPTQQAPGGKHLLGTTVGGYDVLSRVIWGTQTALLVIIVAVVLSIFAGVILGLVSGYIGGWLDRILVVVADAIYAFPSLLVAIVMAIVISGGQSSLLGGILAAAISITVVFIPQYFRVIRAETIRLKAEPFVESAKVVGASNIRIMTRHIYRNATRTLPLIFTLNASESILTLAGLGFLGFGIEPSSAAEWGFDLNKALADTTSGIWWTGLFPGLAIVWTVLGLTLVGESINDLNDPRLRGRKRTGGGSSPVPVAAEALGAEVRTS, translated from the coding sequence ATGACTGCCAACACCACCATCGAGCCCGTCGCCAACCCGAGGGCTCCCTTGCTCCGGCGGCTGCCGGTTGTTTCGCATTTCAACAAGAGCGTCGGCCTGCAGCGCTTCATGCTGGTGGTGGGTCTCGTCCTCACCGGCATCTTCCTGCTCACAGCGCTGGCCGCACCGCTGCTGGCACCATATGGCTTTGCGCAGCTGTCGGATGCCGACGGCAGCTTCCCCACCCAGCAGGCACCCGGCGGCAAGCACCTCCTCGGCACCACGGTGGGCGGTTATGACGTCCTGTCACGCGTGATCTGGGGTACCCAGACGGCGCTGCTGGTCATCATCGTGGCCGTGGTCCTCTCCATCTTCGCCGGCGTCATCCTCGGCCTGGTGAGCGGCTACATCGGCGGGTGGCTGGACCGCATCCTCGTCGTGGTGGCTGACGCGATCTACGCGTTCCCTTCACTGCTGGTTGCCATCGTCATGGCCATCGTCATCAGCGGAGGGCAGTCAAGCCTGCTGGGCGGGATCCTGGCCGCCGCCATCTCCATCACGGTGGTCTTCATCCCGCAGTACTTCAGGGTGATCCGGGCCGAGACCATCCGGCTCAAAGCTGAGCCCTTCGTCGAATCGGCGAAGGTGGTCGGCGCATCGAACATCCGCATCATGACCCGGCACATCTACCGCAATGCCACCCGGACCCTGCCGCTGATCTTCACCCTCAACGCGTCGGAATCCATCCTGACCCTTGCCGGCCTGGGCTTCCTGGGCTTCGGCATTGAGCCAAGCTCGGCAGCGGAGTGGGGCTTTGACCTGAACAAGGCACTCGCCGACACCACGTCAGGCATTTGGTGGACCGGACTGTTTCCCGGACTCGCGATCGTGTGGACCGTGCTGGGTCTGACGCTGGTGGGAGAAAGCATTAATGACTTGAATGATCCGCGCCTCCGGGGCCGCAAGCGCACCGGTGGCGGCAGTTCCCCGGTGCCGGTGGCCGCTGAGGCCCTCGGCGCAGAAGTGAGGACGTCATGA